One window of the Triticum dicoccoides isolate Atlit2015 ecotype Zavitan chromosome 3B, WEW_v2.0, whole genome shotgun sequence genome contains the following:
- the LOC119275752 gene encoding pentatricopeptide repeat-containing protein At5g56310-like, whose product MPPLPPLPLALHRAFSLLNRLDSPRHLLQAHAFLLPRGGHRNARLLSALLLASLRLPLRPHALALLRRTHPSVSLNAAARIPHLRGTLGPQLHSVVVRAGLASDAHVSASFIQAYFSCACAASARSVFDETVHKDIFCWNVTISGYVKSGDLVCARELFDVMPQRNVVSWTTLIGAYAQMKRPAEAVEVFRRMQVEEGIEPDGIAMLSVLSACGDLGAVDLGEWVHRFVVKRGLCWHIPLMNAIIDMYLKCGCVAKAVEVFEGMGQKSIVTWTTLIAGFALHGLGLEAVDMFRRMERENVAPNDITFLAILSACSHIGLTDLGRWYFQIMVSQYRIKPRVEHYGCMVDLLGRAGCLMEARDLVKDMPFKANAAIWGALLAAARTHGDADLGEQALLHLIELEPHNSGNYILLSNIYAEQERWDEVRKLRKAMRDGGLRNVPGASSIEVDGVVHEFTSRDGSHPCLHKIRKVLCEITADMKSIGYVAVLPEAPHDIEEG is encoded by the coding sequence atgccgccgctgccgcctctgcCCCTAGCGCTACACCGCGCGTTCTCCCTGCTCAACCGACTCGATTCCCCGCGCCACCTCCTGCAGGCGCACGCCTTCCTCCTCCCCCGCGGCGGCCACCGCAACGCGCGACTCCTCTCGGCGCTCCTCCTCGCCtctctccgcctccctctccgtccCCACGCCCTCGCGCTCCTCCGCCGAACACACCCCTCCGTGTCCCTCAACGCTGCCGCCCGGATTCCCCACCTGCGTGGCACTCTCGGCCCGCAGCTCCACTCCGTTGTCGTCCGTGCCGGGCTCGCCTCCGACGCGCACGTCTCGGCCAGCTTCATCCAGGCCTACTTCTCCTGTGCCTGCGCAGCCTCCGCACGCAGTGTGTTCGATGAAACGGTCCACAAGGACATCTTTTGCTGGAACGTCACCATCTCGGGGTATGTCAAGTCCGGGGACCTGGTCTGTGCGCGTGAGCTGTTCGATGTTATGCCACAGAGGAACGTCGTGTCGTGGACGACCTTGATCGGAGCATATGCGCAGATGAAACGGCCAGCAGAGGCAGTTGAGGTGTTCCGGAGGATGCAGGTTGAGGAGGGCATCGAGCCTGATGGGATAGCAATGCTGTCGGTGTTGTCGGCTTGTGGGGATCTCGGAGCGGTTGATTTGGGGGAATGGGTGCACAGGTTCGTGGTGAAGCGGGGGTTATGCTGGCATATACCGCTGATGAACGCCATAATTGACATGTACCTCAAATGCGGGTGTGTTGCCAAGGCGGTGGAGGTGTTTGAGGGTATGGGGCAGAAGAGCATTGTGACTTGGACGACGTTGATCGCTGGATTTGCTTTGCATGGCCTTGGTTTGGAAGCTGTTGATATGTTCCGCCGGATGGAAAGGGAGAATGTGGCACCAAATGACATTACTTTTCTTGCCATCCTGTCAGCATGTAGCCACATTGGACTGACTGATTTGGGTCGCTGGTATTTCCAAATCATGGTATCTCAGTACAGGATTAAGCCACGAGTTGAACATTATGGATGCATGGTCGATTTACTTGGCCGTGCTGGTTGTTTGATGGAAGCTCGAGACTTAGTTAAGGACATGCCTTTCAAGGCAAATGCAGCAATATGGGGGGCTCTTCTTGCCGCTGCTCGGACCCATGGTGATGCTGACCTTGGGGAACAAGCCCTGTTGCATCTAATTGAGCTTGAGCCTCACAATAGTGGGAACTATATTCTCCTGTCAAACATTTATGCAGAACAGGAGAGGTGGGATGAAGTGAGAAAACTTCGGAAGGCAATGAGAGACGGGGGCTTAAGAAATGTACCAGGGGCAAGTTCTATTGAAGTTGATGGTGTGGTTCATGAGTTCacttccagagatggatcacatcctTGCTTACATAAGATACGTAAAGTATTGTGTGAGATCACCGCTGACATGAAATCCATTGGTtatgtcgccgtgctccctgaagcaccgcatgatattgaagaagggtaA
- the LOC119275751 gene encoding kinesin-like protein KIN-14B yields MDGQSGKTMQSLPDTLSSLKGFNKYLTPGWIESVSHILKELTPTKPQKVMEEDAQNVFECHDTELDIKVAKIQDEMVSLGAQLKQKTLQKRESLNNYLDLKGSIRVFCRMRPFNHEESYSSRTMFTLDESNVFLKVAETKTKQYKFDKVFDPCSTQGDVFSEVEPVIKSAIDGYNVCIFAYGQTGSGKTYTMEGKPKDLGVIPRGIQVLFDRASESNSRFQFTFSMLEIYMGNLRDLLVPGSKTNGLKNVPSLSIKTDPDGAIEIENLVAVTVNNFQEVKRLYGVGTRLRSTASTMANSTSSRSHCLIRISLTSFDAPERKKARNKIWMIDLGGSERLVKTKATGKRLKEGKAINLSLSALGDVIDALQTKKPHVPYRNSKLTQVLRDSLGCESKTLMLVHIRPNENDLCETVCTLGFATRVRSIRLESEESPEVKTRKEDFLKELEQTVSNLEQECDNIRREIKKLEDTVEHLRGPQTSASTNFATSHPSTQELKIDMSKNVRSLKNHREVPRGLPRFMKPTAASQHRIGLNNNVPSINRMKPPMPPKRRPSSVYAESVRFPVNADTWQSECSSECSISMTSDMNWTPSILDGTQCSQDASEYEIKQVIFSEHEKPSQGQVISFKEWQLTESENMQNKTEERSIIDIDNWIHQQILQSADTCQSKRVVTVPNVTEEETFNIPSPIKIEGTKSCKQAQDEKSELTLQPPPLDAKDIKRPKAVNHFATAELYSPPSREHCRTNETKKHMNENLAYQGRSRRSLQEKLDGCMLKLPESDLDTSPEIRPQEEEHSIGKLKKFFQALQTAWGCVRLGLGIVNLGLEHEFFQSLIL; encoded by the exons ATGGATGGGCAGTCAGGGAAAACCATGCAGAGTCTACCGGATACATTGTCATCCCTCAAGGGGTTCAACAAGTACCTCACACCCGGTTGGATTGAATCAGTGTCCCACATCCTCAAGGAGTTGACACCAACCAAACCACAGAAAGTAATGGAAGAGGATGCTCAAAATGTATTTGAGTGTCATGACACAGAATTAGACATTAAAGTTGCGAAAATTCAAG ATGAAATGGTTTCACTGGGTGCCCAACTAAAGCAGAAAACACTGCAGAAGAGAGAGTCACTAAATAACTATTTGGACTTGAAAG GAAGTATAAGGGTGTTCTGTCGTATGAGGCCTTTCAACCATGAAGAAAGTTACAGCTCCAGAACCATGTTCACCCTTGATGAGAGTAATGTTTTCTTAAAAGTTGCTGAAACCAAGACAAAGCAATACAAGTTCGATAAGGTTTTCGACCCATGCTCAACACAAG GTGATGTATTTTCTGAAGTCGAACCAGTGATAAAATCAGCTATAGATGGCTACAACGTTTGCATATTTGCCTATGGTCAGACAGGTAGTGGAAAAACTTATACAATG GAAGGCAAGCCTAAAGATTTGGGTGTCATACCACGCGGGATTCAAGTACTGTTTGATCGAGCTTCAGAGAGCAACAGCAGATTTCAGTTCACTTTCAGCATGCTCGAGATATATATGGGAAACCTACGAGATCTACTAGTTCCAGGAAGCAAGACCAATGGGTTAAAGAATGTTCCGAG CCTCTCTATTAAAACGGATCCTGATGGTGCCATTGAGATTGAAAATCTAGTGGCAGTTACCGTGAATAATTTTCAAGAAGTGAAAAGATTATATGGTGTGGGGACCCGTCTTAGATCAACAGCTTCCACTATGGCTAATTCTACATCAAGTAGATCTCACTG TTTGATTCGCATTTCATTGACCTCCTTTGATGCACCTGAGAgaaaaaaagcaagaaacaaaatatGGATGATTGATCTAGGTGGAAGTGAGAGACTTGTAAAGACCAAAGCAACTGGTAAAAGGCTGAAGGAAGGCAAAGCCATAAATTTGTCATTGTCAGCCCTAGGGGATGTGATTGATGCACTACAGACTAAAAAACCTCATGTACCTTACAG GAATAGTAAGCTTACACAAGTTCTGAGAGATTCTCTAG GATGCGAGTCCAAAACATTGATGCTTGTCCATATTAGACCAAATGAGAATGATTTGTGCGAGACCGTTTGTACCTTGGGTTTTGCAACAAGAGTGAGAAGTATCCGTCTAGAAAGTGAAGAATCGCCA GAGGTAAAAACAAGGAAGGAAGATTTCTTAAAGGAGTTAGAACAGACGGTCAGTAATTTGGAACAAGAATGTGACAATATTAGAAGAGAAATTAAGAAGCTCGAGGATACAGTGGAACATTTGAGAGGGCCTCAAACATCTGCTAGCACAAATTTTGCAACTTCACATCCGTCCACTCAGGAACTGAAGATTGACATGTCAAAGAATGTAAGAAGTCTGAAGAATCATAGAGAAGTTCCGCGTGGGTTACCAAGGTTCATGAAGCCAACTGCTGCTAGCCAGCACAGGATAGGTTTAAACAACAATGTTCCCAGTATTAACAGGATGAAACCACCAATGCCACCAAAGAGAAGGCCTTCTTCTGTATATGCAGAATCTGTAAGATTTCCAGTAAATGCCGATACTTGGCAGTCAGAATGCAGTTCTGAGTGCAGTATCTCCATGACAAGTGACATGAATTGGACACCGAGCATACTAGATGGGACTCAATGTAGCCAAGATGCATCAGAGTACGAGATCAAACAGGTGATTTTCTCAGAACATGAGAAACCATCACAGGGTCAAGTCATTTCCTTCAAAGAATGGCAACTTACAGAATCAGAGAATATGCAGAACAAAACTGAAGAAAGGAGTATTATAGACATTGATAATTGGATCCACCAACAAATACTTCAAAGTGCTGACACATGCCAAAGCAAAAGGGTTGTAACTGTTCCCAATGTAACTGAAGAAGAAACTTTCAATATTCCTTCACCAATTAAGATTGAAGGGACTAAAAGTTGTAAGCAAGCACAGGACGAAAAAAGTGAACTAACCCTACAACCCCCACCACTCGATGCAAAGGATATAAAGCGACCCAAGGCAGTTAATCATTTCGCCACAGCAGAATTATACAGTCCTCCATCAAGAGAACATTGCAGAACCAACGAGACAAAGAAACATATGAATGAAAATCTTGCATATCAGGGGAGATCCAGAAGATCTCTTCAAGAAAAGCTGGATGGTTGCATGCTAAAGCTGCCAGAATCTGATCTCGATACAAGTCCTGAAATCAGGCCCCAGGAAGAGGAACACAGCATAG GAAAACTGAAAAAGTTCTTTCAAGCTCTCCAAACAGCATGGGGCTGTGTTCGTCTAGGATTAGGCATTGTCAACCTTGGATTAGAGCACGAGTTCTTTCAAAGCTTGATACTTTGA